Proteins encoded in a region of the Anopheles ziemanni chromosome 2, idAnoZiCoDA_A2_x.2, whole genome shotgun sequence genome:
- the LOC131293818 gene encoding uncharacterized protein LOC131293818, with protein MDVLASIRSASDLVTITDNEEELVKVLQQAGLLATCMLCEKCGRFMTLKSTKRANSCKWVCIKTRSCPGNECTVRTGSIFNNSTLSLGQLMRVVFAWARNTKLEFAAADSGTSRKTAGKWYQILRKLSADHVFHHQNQIGGEGCVVELDESVVTKRKYHRGRMSYNNQVWVFGGICRETRDIFVEIVEKRDRATLHNLIVTHVRPGTTIMTDCWRSYNGLSLHGFIHQSINHSQYFIHPEDPTVHTQNIENVWRWLKPFLREKGTNRAGLMEYIREYEVKRRNDDTFLTILNIIKIAQS; from the coding sequence atggatgttttggcatcGATCCGCAGTGCGAGTGATCTTGTAACGATCACTGATAATGAAGAAGAACTAGTGAAGGTGCTGCAACAGGCGGGGTTGCTCGCCACTTGCATGTTGTGCGAGAAGTGTGGCCGCTTCATGACATTGAAGTCTACGAAGCGTGCTAATTCGTGCAAGTGGGTTTGCATAAAAACCCGAAGCTGCCCCGGGAATGAATGTACGGTCCGTACGGGCAGTATATTCAATAATTCCACCCTTTCATTGGGGCAGCTTATGCGAGTGGTTTTTGCTTGGGCGCGTAACACCAAGCTAGAGTTCGCGGCTGCCGATTCCGGTACATCGCGAAAGACCGCTGGAAAGTGGTATCAAATATTGAGAAAATTGAGTGCCGATCACGTGTTTCACCATCAAAATCAAATTGGTGGCGAGGGATGCGTCGTTGAACTCGACGAATCTGTCGTCACCAAGCGGAAATATCATCGGGGACGAATGTCCTACAACAACCAAGTGTGGGTTTTTGGAGGCATTTGTCGTGAAACCCGCGATATTTTCGTTGAGATTGTGGAGAAGCGTGATCGTGCAACTCTTCACAATCTCATTGTGACCCATGTCCGTCCGGGCACAACAATAATGACCGATTGTTGGAGGTCTTACAATGGGCTAAGCTTGCACGGTTTCATCCATCAGTCCATAAACCATTCTCAGTATTTTATTCACCCTGAAGACCCCACGGTGCACACGCAGAATATTGAGAATGTCTGGCGATGGTTGAAACCGTTTCTGAGAGAAAAAGGTACAAATCGAGCCGGTTTGATGGAGTACATTAGGGAGTACGAAGTCAAACGCCGAAACGATGATACTTTTTTGACTATTTTGAACATCATCAAAATAGCCCAGAGCTAG